One region of Acidimicrobiia bacterium genomic DNA includes:
- the prmC gene encoding peptide chain release factor N(5)-glutamine methyltransferase, with the protein MDDQNSEQTISWRELSKETTQRFVAAGLPEAEARWIIEDLSDGVLHELITKRGMARHDDLVARRLAGEPLQYVLGHWSFRTLDLMVDKRVLIPRPETEVVAGYALEELDRQNGELLVADLGTGSGALGLAIAAERTSTRVWCTDFSDDALAVARANLAGLGRPASRVTLSQGSWFEALPEHLQGHLAVIVSNPPYVATGAELPAEVVDWEPAMALTAGQQGTDDLHHLVDHAQNWLAPGGALVLEMSPEQTIPLADRATALGYTEVRIRPDLTGRSRALIAQRP; encoded by the coding sequence ATGGATGATCAAAACTCCGAGCAAACTATTTCCTGGCGGGAACTAAGCAAAGAAACCACCCAACGATTTGTGGCCGCCGGGCTACCCGAAGCCGAAGCCCGGTGGATCATTGAAGACCTCTCCGATGGGGTGCTCCACGAATTGATTACAAAACGCGGTATGGCTCGCCACGATGATTTGGTGGCCCGCCGGCTGGCTGGCGAACCTTTGCAATATGTATTGGGCCACTGGTCCTTCCGCACCCTTGACCTCATGGTAGATAAACGGGTGCTCATACCGAGGCCAGAAACCGAGGTGGTGGCCGGCTACGCCCTCGAGGAGTTAGACCGTCAAAACGGTGAGTTGTTGGTGGCTGATCTAGGCACCGGCTCGGGGGCTCTGGGCTTGGCTATCGCCGCTGAACGCACCAGTACCCGAGTGTGGTGTACTGATTTTTCAGATGATGCGCTAGCGGTGGCTCGAGCCAACTTGGCTGGTTTAGGCCGACCGGCTAGTCGGGTTACTTTGAGTCAGGGCTCTTGGTTTGAGGCGCTACCCGAGCACCTACAAGGTCACTTGGCGGTAATAGTTTCTAACCCGCCTTATGTAGCCACTGGTGCAGAGTTGCCTGCTGAAGTGGTGGATTGGGAACCAGCGATGGCCCTCACCGCTGGGCAACAAGGCACCGACGACTTGCACCATTTGGTAGACCATGCGCAAAACTGGTTAGCCCCCGGGGGTGCACTGGTATTAGAAATGTCACCCGAACAAACTATTCCCTTGGCCGACCGGGCCACGGCATTGGGCTACACTGAGGTGCGTATACGCCCTGATCTGACCGGACGGTCTCGAGCCCTTATTGCTCAACGGCCATGA
- a CDS encoding threonylcarbamoyl-AMP synthase, with translation MTPTDGDLQAAAQALRLGQPVVVPTDTVYGVAVLSTNAEAVAELFTRKGRDFDQPLALLVADLEQAKSLTTEGALPSAVQSFWPGPLTVLVPRKPNDGLHLGQAPKVIGLRCPNHPFIQALAALVGPLAVTSANQSGQPTPTEASAAGEALGGDLLVIDGGSCRGLASTLVDCTTSPVTVVRQGEITLAELRSAGLALVDG, from the coding sequence ATGACCCCAACGGACGGCGATTTACAGGCGGCGGCCCAAGCGCTGCGCTTAGGTCAACCGGTGGTGGTTCCTACCGACACGGTTTACGGGGTGGCTGTTTTGTCCACCAATGCTGAAGCGGTGGCTGAGTTGTTTACCCGCAAGGGCCGCGACTTTGACCAACCGTTGGCTCTTTTGGTTGCTGACCTCGAGCAGGCCAAGAGTTTGACTACCGAGGGGGCGCTCCCTTCTGCGGTGCAAAGCTTTTGGCCCGGCCCGCTCACCGTGCTGGTGCCCCGAAAACCCAATGATGGGCTTCACTTGGGTCAGGCCCCAAAAGTTATTGGTCTGCGTTGCCCCAACCATCCGTTTATTCAGGCCTTGGCTGCTTTAGTGGGCCCGTTGGCCGTGACCTCCGCTAATCAAAGTGGTCAACCCACCCCGACTGAAGCGTCGGCCGCCGGTGAGGCTTTAGGCGGCGATTTGCTGGTTATTGACGGCGGGTCTTGTAGGGGTTTGGCCTCTACTCTGGTGGACTGCACCACAAGCCCGGTCACGGTGGTTCGCCAAGGTGAAATTACCTTGGCGGAGCTTCGGTCGGCTGGGCTGGCCCTCGTCGACGGGTAG
- the rpiB gene encoding ribose 5-phosphate isomerase B, whose amino-acid sequence MTILAIGSDHAGYHLKEQLAQQLRDLGHEVLDLGAHSTDRVDYPDFGAAVGRAVASGQAELGVCVCGSGLGIAMAANKIAGVRAAPVNDVTSAHLTRQHNNANVICFGERLIGAGVAAEALVAWLDAEFEGGRHAGRVEKLDALHDE is encoded by the coding sequence ATGACAATTCTTGCTATTGGTTCTGACCATGCGGGCTACCACCTTAAAGAACAACTGGCCCAACAACTTCGTGACCTGGGCCACGAGGTGCTGGACCTGGGTGCTCACTCCACGGACCGGGTCGATTACCCCGACTTCGGTGCGGCGGTGGGCCGAGCGGTGGCCAGTGGCCAAGCAGAACTTGGAGTATGTGTTTGTGGCTCTGGTTTAGGCATTGCTATGGCTGCTAACAAAATTGCTGGGGTGCGAGCCGCTCCGGTGAACGATGTGACCTCGGCTCATTTGACCCGTCAACACAACAATGCCAATGTGATTTGTTTCGGTGAGCGCCTTATCGGTGCCGGGGTGGCTGCTGAGGCCTTGGTGGCTTGGCTTGATGCCGAGTTTGAAGGCGGCCGCCATGCTGGCCGAGTGGAGAAACTTGATGCCCTTCATGATGAGTAA
- a CDS encoding DUF3039 domain-containing protein has translation MMSNQAPRLSELETITTPETIIDPVTDDGDHDRFAHYARKSDIMESAVTGKPVVALCGKMWIPNRNPDNYQVCPTCKDIYQRKKDAENAG, from the coding sequence ATGATGAGTAACCAAGCACCAAGGCTCTCAGAACTTGAGACCATCACCACCCCAGAAACCATCATCGATCCGGTTACCGACGACGGCGACCACGATCGTTTTGCTCATTACGCCCGCAAGTCCGACATCATGGAATCAGCGGTAACCGGTAAACCAGTGGTGGCCTTATGCGGAAAAATGTGGATCCCCAATCGCAACCCCGACAACTATCAGGTGTGCCCTACTTGTAAAGATATTTATCAGCGCAAGAAAGACGCCGAAAACGCTGGCTAA
- a CDS encoding histidine phosphatase family protein yields MHVLLVRHGRPETVINSPTIADPGLTELGQWQAERLAHWLTNEDIDQVITSPKRRAIETVHGVFTPRGLEHQVVEDFNEIDLGSHTYHPTELLSSEGGEFWDKIVAGQFDEIGWDHPDVFNARVLAAWQNLCRNPPGERIVVGCHGGTIRVILAAVVGHPGASFRVDYASISRIEVAPSNDDHPDPMCQIISTNETGHFDAQRTEPVGPMRDGGVVPAPWRRNPLGAPKKS; encoded by the coding sequence ATGCATGTTCTTCTGGTTCGTCACGGTCGCCCCGAAACGGTAATCAACTCCCCCACCATTGCCGACCCCGGACTCACCGAGTTAGGCCAGTGGCAAGCCGAGCGCTTAGCCCACTGGCTGACCAACGAAGACATCGACCAGGTCATCACCAGCCCTAAACGACGAGCCATCGAAACGGTGCACGGCGTATTTACGCCCCGTGGCCTTGAGCACCAAGTAGTAGAAGACTTCAACGAGATCGATTTAGGCTCCCACACCTACCACCCCACCGAGTTGTTGTCTTCGGAGGGCGGAGAGTTTTGGGACAAAATAGTGGCCGGCCAATTTGACGAAATCGGCTGGGACCACCCCGATGTTTTCAATGCACGGGTATTAGCGGCTTGGCAAAACTTGTGCCGTAACCCTCCCGGCGAACGAATAGTGGTGGGCTGCCATGGGGGCACCATACGAGTCATTCTGGCCGCCGTAGTTGGCCACCCCGGGGCTTCTTTTCGAGTGGACTATGCCTCCATCAGTCGCATAGAAGTGGCCCCTTCGAACGATGATCACCCAGACCCTATGTGTCAGATTATCTCCACCAACGAGACCGGTCATTTTGATGCTCAGCGAACAGAACCCGTGGGGCCCATGCGTGATGGTGGCGTAGTTCCTGCCCCTTGGAGGCGCAACCCGTTGGGGGCGCCCAAAAAAAGTTAG